DNA from Cottoperca gobio chromosome 4, fCotGob3.1, whole genome shotgun sequence:
AGCAGGAGCAGCTTAAGCAATAGCAGCATCAAGAAGGTGGAGGCCAGGAAAGCCTTGAGCCTCGAGGCGGCCGAGCTCGagatccagcagcagcacaaaacCATCACCCGACAAGTAGCCGTCAGGTAGGACTGACGACGGGGGGGGTACAGTTGGATTTTTACATGAGCTGTTTGCAGCACCTGAGGATAAAAACTCAAcgtttaaaatgatttaaaagatAAAGCCTTAAAGGTCTTTAGTACTGTTGAATGTAATCCTTTACACGCACACGCAGTGGTGCTAAACATTTAGCAGATTCATGACGAACCACTTTTGTTTAAAACTGTCTTGCTTTTagacttgtttttaaaatagcTTATCAGATGCGCGGAAAATAATGTTTCTGGGTCTTGAAATGCAGAAACGGCCCACATTGGATAGAGAGGAGACTCAGAGTTATTCTGAAGACTTATCACAAGACCAGACGTAATTCTCAGCTGGTGTTCAGTCGTGACACACTCATGACTGCACAGCTGGTGTACACCGACATCTTCTCACATGATTCAcatgatttaaatgtgtaaggtatatttgtgatatttgttgGCGTGAAGAGCAATGTTCATCCCTACTGCTGCCTGCGTGACAGTGTGATTACCCAACCACTCTGAACATGTATCACTTTGGATTGAGGAACATCAACACTAACCACAGTTCagtcaagaaaaagaaaataattcaattaaaactttttttttttaacaggcAATACAGTTTTTAGACtaagaaaagaagcaaatggATCACTGCAATCCTGCCAGACACTTCAATGTTATGAtgttgttttgccttttttgttacattttcgGTTAAAATCATACCGTAGATTCATTTTGGACCACACAGTAACTTCATGTCGGTTGCCATTTAAGGATCAGGCATCGAAGTTCTGATGCTTTAGTCACTTCTGGTGCCACATaagtacaaataataatttctgAACAATTTGGGGCCATAGATCACTGACTCTCATGATCTTATTTAACTTCTGTGGCAGGTTTCGTTGGAAAGTCAGAGGGGGTTTTGCAACATACGACGAAATGCATATGGCGTTAAAGTGTGCAGTCATGTAGTGTCTCAGTATTTCCTCACATTAACCTGCTGAAGCCACAGacttcctttttaaatgacagctgtgatctttctctctgcaggtcGCAAACATTCGATGTTGACAACAGAGGCTTTGAGAGGACGGAGGGCACTGGCTCGCAAAGTGTAAGTTCACAACTTTTCATTTAAACGCTTTAATGAAAAGGTTTATCATACTTGCtgaggtagtgtgtgtgtgtgtgtgtgtgtgtgcgcttcaTACTAGACCAGTGCATTTATTGAAATATGCTCTCTTGAAGTGTTCTGATtgtttttcttccccccccacccccccccccccccccccctttttagAGTTTCATAAAGCACAACCAGACATTCCACAAATTGTTTCCAGACATTCCTAAGAGTGAAGACTTGATACACGGTAGGTTAACGCAAAGGGCGGACAGAATGAATGACTAAATGAATGAACCACATAAAACTAAAAGGTGTTtgtgctcctctcctctcccagcaTACATCTGTGCCCTGCAGAAGGAAGTGCCCTACCACGGTCGACTGTACGTCACTGACACCAATGCCTGTTTCTACTCCTCAGTTCTGCTCAAGGACACTAAGGTAGGCTGCAGCTCCGCCCTTCCTGTTTAAtcttaatacattttatgtttgtaatatCTCAATTTGAATCCTTGTATTTCGGCACATTGTTCCACTTGTCCTAACGTTGTCTGTTTGGGCTCTTGCAGGTAGTTATTCCAGTTTCCCATATCCACATCGTGAAGAAGCAGAACACAGCTTTGCTGGTACCCAACGCCTTGTCGATTCGCACGACAGAAGGAGACAAGGTCAGTTTCTCACCTTCACACAGTCTATTTTATAACGAGATGTTCAAAGTCAAATGTAAGCctctgcttttaaaataaatctaatctcTTCCTGTGTGTATTATACGGTTCAGGTTTGTAGGCTCGGCTGACGGCTAATAttcctgctttgttttcattgtttagtACCTGTTTGTGTCACTGCGGAACAGAGAGTCATGTTATCAGCTGCTGCGTTCAGTATCTCCTCAGATAGAGGTGAGTTGCTCAGATTAAATGTTTCATAGTTTTTAGATATTCAGAAGTTCTGCAATGGTAAAATGTGATGCTAAAAATCAAATGGTACATTTGCTCTTTACAGAATCCCAAATTCAGTCAAATGTTTTTGAGTTTTGCAACAGAAAGAGGGCACCAACGCCGCTGTTAGAACAGTGCTGCATAGCTCTAAACATTTagtttcatatatatatgttgacAGTCGGAGCATGCCGACTATCAAATCCATTTGACAGAACTATCTGATAAGACTATCACAATGAAAGTTACTTTTCAAAGCTGAAATGCTTGATGAAGCTACATTTGATCTAAAAGCCTTGTCTGTGTTACAGGACGGCAGCACGAACGGTAGCCCCGTCTTCTCCTCAGCTGAGAACAGCTTTGATAAGAGCAAACCTGTGGTATGCAACATTTTCTTAATATtgcaaaaaatgtcaaatgtttcacattattGTCATCGTTATTGAATTGTAGGATAGACTGGTCTGTGATGGTGttccctgctctcttctctcagcaGAACTCCAGCCTGTCCAGCCTGGACGACAGCTTCGACCTGTTGGATGGCGCCGAGACTCAGTCTTTACGGGACCAGACTCTGCACAGACCAAACAGAGGTGAGGATCCTTTACGCCatgtttacatgcaaaacatcaAAGCTAGTTAAGATAACAACTGTACCTGgaattattatgtatgtatcaCTTTGACAGTCACGGTAATCTTCGGCTGACATCAGCCATGACTATGGACATGGACTAAAAAAACGTTGCGTTTGTGCCGTTATCCCCTCGTTCTCATTTTTGTTGACGTACAAACTCCAACAGCAGGCGAACACTGatttctctttcccttcttcAAAAGGAGTGCCTAATGGGAATGGCCCAGATTTCAGAAGCCTACACATGCAGCAGAGTGATAGCTCATCCTCAGAGGAACTGTCAGTTTCAGGTAAGAGACTCGCACACAATATAACAATAGTTTCCAGCTAAGTCCTGGAAAACTAGTTAATAAAGTGAGTGGCTGGTAGAGTAGCCAACTGACCGTCAATTTAGTGTCCTGCAATAAAAAGTGAATTTTGCATCATTATCATAATGGTTTTCATTATGTTgagatatttgtttctgttttctcatAGCTTCCTTGTGCATCTCACACTGCGCAATCATCTCCAAAACATGCATACTGTGCAGAAGTACTAACGttattgtttcctttttccGTGTGCAGGTGGATCGTGGGTTTGGAGTGTGACAGAAAAGGCCAAGTCCCTGCTGGTTCAGAGAGAGGCCAGCACCCTCAACACTCTACTCTTCATTTACTTGATTCTGTGAGTAGCACTTCCTCTCGACAGTATGTCTTCCCCtcgctttttttcttcttctatccaGTGCCTTGTCTTCCCATGTGCTAAATCTGCTCCTTCAAGTCACACTTTTTAAAGCAAAGGCTGAGGAATTTCAGAAACTTGCTTGGATGTCATCATATAAAAGGCATTGTCCAACTTTTTATGCATCTTTGCAAACCTATTTTTGATGGCTAACACAAGAAGTATACTGCAGTTCcttaaactatatatattaatccaTTAATAAGCCTCACACTCCTGCCTGCTTACAATAAGTAGTCCTCCAGTTTGAGGGTTGTAATCTGTAATGTTGGCAGTGCAGTTGGTTAATTGGTATGAAGTGTGGCATGTAGTCCTTATAGGACAATACAAATGTTGGTTCACTGTGTACATGCTATAATGCATCATTGACCTTTTATCACAGTGAGTGTGACTCGTATGTTTTGCTTGTTACAGggttgtgctgctgctgctgtcgtcTGGCTACATTGGTTTACGTATTGTGGCCCTCGAGGAACAGCTGACATCCCTCGGGGCCCTGCCTGAGTTCACTTTACAGAGCGGGTAAGAAGTCTTTCTCTGAATTTAAGCCTACATGAACACCTTTTTTatagagtagtagtagtagcctCACAACTACACTGTGCCATTAAAGACACAATTGGTGAAGTTGGCCTTAAGACGATCCTccattattacacatttctgcCCCTTGGTGGTCAGTGTTGTGTACATATTAAGATCACAGGAAAAGACTTCTTTGTCCaataattgtgtatatatacatacacacacacactccacatgaCAAACAAATACTTTAGTTTCTAAAGGCtctgaaaagtaaataaaatctaaaagcATCCTGTTCACCTCAAGAATGTACTGAGGCTTAAGTATCTGAAATGTTGCAtacatggctgtgtgtgtttagtttgcTTCTGATATGCCACTCAAAACCGGTTTCCTCGTCTTTTCACAGGTACCAAGAAACATAACACTCTGACTGAAGGAGAGATCGGTTGCCTCGTGGTCGGAGGATTATTTCACACCTCTTCCAGCAGAACCCAGCGGGAGAAATGTTCTCGAGACTGTGCTTCCAACATGGCCTGTGCTGTTGGCTAGAGGAATAATGGCCTACCTGTGCAATTTCAGAGGCAACTTGTTAACTTGAAGGGCTATACTTTCTCCTAGTGCACTAAAGAAATGGACATGCCACGACTTCACACAGAGCCGAGCCAAaattcctacacacacactgcctgttTGCAGCGTGTCTGTCGTTGAAACCAAAGCCAAGCGGCTCTCGGCAACGTGCCGCGCTAGCCAAGTCGACGGCCACTTTCCTGACAGAAACTGTTCCACGTCTGTGAAATTGTGTCATCATTGTCCTTCATACGGACCCCTCTCCCTGAGCATGCAGTCTAAACAGGGCTATACCAATCAGCATTAGCCTTCTGTAGTGCTTGTTATTGCACCTCAACACCAGAGACGTAGTGCTATGCATAACCAAAGATGCACACAGTGCATGTCTTTTGCATGTGTGCACGGAgatgattttttaaaaatgatttaccCTTCTACCATCTATCAGCGGAATATACAAATCTGTCCATAAATTCTGTTGGGTACGTCTCTCTAAATGATTCTTATCTTAATCAGCTGTGGGTTGAAATCGCTGAAACCTCAAAATCAGATCGGCCCATGGAGGCGTGATACTCTCATGATGGGCTTtatcctttctgtctttctccaaTCAGCGATGGTTGCAGTATTACTTTCCTCGTCTTTGGCATGATTTAAAGCAGTTTAATGATCAATGCTCAGAGGTCATTTTTTCCGAATGCATCATCAATGcacaaatatttaatacaatAGGACACGaggttgtgtgagtgtgtgtgtgtgtgtgtgaggctttTCTACAACTTTGGTCTTCAAGAGTGCATTTTCAAAAATCTGTCTGTTGGTGTACTGTCTGACAACGTTGTGTTAAAAGAACAAACCTCTTCGACTGGCCTCTTGAAGACCCAAACCGGCATTTCTAAAAGTTTCAGGTTAATTAAAGTAGCACCAATAATGTATTTCTAATGTTCATGCATGTGTCTGCAATACCGACACTCGACTGATACTGTATATGCATTCTCACTCTTGTCAACCGAAGAGGAGAATTTGCAACCACACTCCGAGGTCCAAGTTTTCAACGGCAAAACAAAGTGGTCCCAAGAAGAAATTTCAATATGCAACAAATTATTATGCATGGCAAGATGTAATTGATCTTTTTtgtgtgctgttttttttttttttttaatggagctTTGATGTTTGTGGGGAAGAAATTGTGAGAGACAAAGGGGGAAATAATTGAGTGAAAGGAGGAACTGCTCAATCGAGTGAGTGCactttataaaaatgtgttgtgcctgtCGCAATCCaagactttgtgtttttttggattGGGAAGAAATGGCAAAGCTGGCGTTCTGTGGTCTCTGACGGTGCTTAACTTGTTTTCACTCAGGGGTGGTGGGCACTACCTGCCACGTGGCTTTAGGTCGTCGTCGTTTCCTTTTTGTCATTTCAAAGTCTAGTGCTCGTGATGCGGTTCACATTTTGTACATCTTGGCTTTGGGGTTTTCTCAAATGTCCCTTTGAGAAAGAATACTCCTTTTTATTGAGATTGACTTGTATTTATAATTGATTGATATATCTGTATTGAGCTTCTcagaatgtcttttttttttttgttttctcccctCAACCCTCGTATTACCTTTTTTAAACTAACCTAACGATGCATATCCACGCCACATCTCAATGATTTAACATCAACCTGTTTGTGGATGCTGTTCTTGACCAGGTGGAGCGAGTGGGTTAACTTCAGCTACATCCTGTTTTGAAGAGTCTTATTCTTCTGTTCAGTTAAGGTTTAAATCAACATGTtattacatacagtactgtCAGTTCTTCTAATCCCCCACCAGGGGGCAGCACACACATCCACTGTCCTCGAATGGACTCTATGCAAGAATCCCAATGAGGGCAGTATTTGTGTGGTTTTGCACTATTCAAAGTGTTGTAAATAATTTTGTATCgattgtttatgtccttaatTCTACTATGGTCCTATATTTATTTGCATTCTGTGTAATTCAAAGAAGTCTCTGTGAGATGACTTTGCTATtgttcaaaataaatcaaatgttgcGAAGTAAATCATGATTTGTTGTTACTGTTCCTACACAAGACTTAATCAAATGGATTGAAAAATAGCTTTATTTAGGAAAGATTTTGAGAGTGGCTCAGGTAAATTAGAAACCAGTGAAAACATCCACGAAACACGTACAACCATTTGCATTTCACACCAATGTTTGTGAGGTGATGCACATACAGAAAGAAACTTcaaatctttatatttaataaataaggtCTAATTTTGACAAATTGCGAAGTGTTTCCAGTGCAGATTATCTAAGAGTTGACAAACTTGTTTATAATTTTGGAGCTTTACGTCTCCAGTATCAAACTGAATCTGGAATACTTTCATACGGAGTTATACACGCTTGCTTATGATATTTTATCCTTACTCCGTCTGAAAAGTCTGTCATCCAAGTCATAGGATATTTTACAGTGCCAAGCCAAATGCAACTGTAgttttcttaaaatatattaaagaatttaatttaatttgtccaGTTACCTGTGACTTAGCCCTTAAAATTATATTCATACCCattaatttagcttttttttaaaattctcaatcaatcaaaaaactttattgtcgttacgagattatacaatgtacaattcaaatgaaattttgttgtcctggcttactgtaaaagtggtcataaatatttaaaagtgtcgtgctgatgcatgaatataaaataaaatatgtacttaaattataaatgtactttatataaataaaatatatacactctataaaatatatacatttaagagtttcTTAGAGTGGAGTTCTCATCACAATTCTAAACATTTGCTTGGATTCTAACAATGACCTTAGATTTCCCAGAAGGACCAAACCGCTCCTGTTAAATGTGCTTAAGGCTGGGTGTTTGTTGCAAAGTCAGCCAGACTTTTCATTGTTAGATGAGTGTGGAACCAGATAACCTAGTAAAGTGAACTCCTCTTTCAGCAGTGGTGTGTTGTGCCTCCTGTATGTGGCATAAGGCCACCATCTAGTGGAGAATCTCTAATATACAGACTCTGCAGTAGCGACAACCACTACATTAGAATGGAACACACCATTCGTATGTGTTTTAGCTAAATCTAGTAGTTCATAACGTTaattcatttagtaaaataaaaaagattatgaTGAAATATTCTTCACTTTCCATTGCTTTGTCTATACCCAGACCAggggttcccaaatggtgtgggGAGCAAATCCCGGTGTgtcgtgggattttgaaacagtTAGGCCTATTGcgtttaactgtacacaaggttaagatttaatatttttttatttacttcagtgtttcccctatgTTTACTGCActgcggggtgctgcctgggcttgatgaggtccgtgcgtggcgcagattttttaagttctctccttaccttttctCCGCTCGCTCTCTGGATGTAAATGAGTacgctcgcgcgcgcgcgcgcgtgtgtatgtgtgggttcggaagcggagctccgcccctcacaaagcagaacagaggagagaatggaaatacgcaaagcaactgaaacgtgcacatacatgagataaatgacataagcatttagtttatttaataaaagagcatctgtttaatgtgaaaagtgagttgtgaatatatatatttaaaaaaaacgtcttgaatttcaggggtgGGGGGGcccagcgcagggaaacactgtactttatcgatactttgtcctacacatttatttcacaatatagaaacaataggtcttatatgctttggcataaatctaaataaaacaatcattaaaaaaaaaggaaacctgTCAAAGCGAAGCCGTTTTAgccatggtgggaaatattagagtgtgacacatcaaaggctctctgctagtgtgaaggagaatagcttcttacaaggactaggctaaataaatattcacagagtgataacagtgatattatgtgttatagaggggattttgcccctCAGTTGATATGAATACAgctgtgccttgagattttggcttggtctttggtgtgccttggccacagaaagtttgggaacccctgacCTAgacaatacatttgtatttatttttaaatcatcacTGGCCTAACGCATGTTTTTCTTGGCTTGCTAATGTTTTCTCAATGTATGGTGTCAAATTAGCGGATTTTCCAATTTCCCCTGACATGTTGGGgtcaaaataaaattgaaatattGCCAGTGAATTAGAGTTGCAgggaaaccacacacacaggagtcTATGCTTTCTATTTATTCCATTCTAGGTACTCAAAAGCAGCAGGGACATCCATTGCAACAGTCCTGCAGCTAATCAGCGTGTTGGTCTTGTTCAGCTGTCCGGGTTATTTGAAGGAGCAGGTTCTGCAGTGGTCCGCTGGTAAGCACAGAGCTGAAACACACCTTAAAGAAACCAAACAGCACAAGTAATTAAGTAATATCCAAATATAACTGAAGTTTAATTCTAACATGATATAACCATCATTAAAAAGTCATCTCACTATGACCAATAATTGTtgtcaaagagagagaaagcacacTTGTTTTACAAAGTTGTGGATCATTGTTAGTTATGTAATAATGTTACTGACGACTGATGTTTTGAAAT
Protein-coding regions in this window:
- the LOC115007191 gene encoding GRAM domain-containing protein 2B isoform X2, yielding MLENKRERLKTFLKKIDEKAIVRIKHFMKESSYPVESSGGVVPAKVKKSRSSLSNSSIKKVEARKALSLEAAELEIQQQHKTITRQVAVRSQTFDVDNRGFERTEGTGSQSSFIKHNQTFHKLFPDIPKSEDLIHAYICALQKEVPYHGRLYVTDTNACFYSSVLLKDTKVVIPVSHIHIVKKQNTALLVPNALSIRTTEGDKYLFVSLRNRESCYQLLRSVSPQIEDGSTNGSPVFSSAENSFDKSKPVNSSLSSLDDSFDLLDGAETQSLRDQTLHRPNRGVPNGNGPDFRSLHMQQSDSSSSEELSVSGGSWVWSVTEKAKSLLVQREASTLNTLLFIYLILVVLLLLSSGYIGLRIVALEEQLTSLGALPEFTLQSGYQET
- the LOC115007191 gene encoding GRAM domain-containing protein 2B isoform X1 encodes the protein MLENKRERLKTFLKKIDEKAIVRIKHFMKESSYPVESSGGVVPAKVKKSRSSLSNSSIKKVEARKALSLEAAELEIQQQHKTITRQVAVRSQTFDVDNRGFERTEGTGSQSSFIKHNQTFHKLFPDIPKSEDLIHAYICALQKEVPYHGRLYVTDTNACFYSSVLLKDTKVVIPVSHIHIVKKQNTALLVPNALSIRTTEGDKYLFVSLRNRESCYQLLRSVSPQIEDGSTNGSPVFSSAENSFDKSKPVQNSSLSSLDDSFDLLDGAETQSLRDQTLHRPNRGVPNGNGPDFRSLHMQQSDSSSSEELSVSGGSWVWSVTEKAKSLLVQREASTLNTLLFIYLILVVLLLLSSGYIGLRIVALEEQLTSLGALPEFTLQSGYQET
- the LOC115007191 gene encoding GRAM domain-containing protein 2B isoform X4 — protein: MPTVSRYMSFRSSKRFKVTSSYPVESSGGVVPAKVKKSRSSLSNSSIKKVEARKALSLEAAELEIQQQHKTITRQVAVRSQTFDVDNRGFERTEGTGSQSSFIKHNQTFHKLFPDIPKSEDLIHAYICALQKEVPYHGRLYVTDTNACFYSSVLLKDTKVVIPVSHIHIVKKQNTALLVPNALSIRTTEGDKYLFVSLRNRESCYQLLRSVSPQIEDGSTNGSPVFSSAENSFDKSKPVQNSSLSSLDDSFDLLDGAETQSLRDQTLHRPNRGVPNGNGPDFRSLHMQQSDSSSSEELSVSGGSWVWSVTEKAKSLLVQREASTLNTLLFIYLILVVLLLLSSGYIGLRIVALEEQLTSLGALPEFTLQSGYQET
- the LOC115007191 gene encoding GRAM domain-containing protein 2B isoform X3; translation: MLENKRERLKTFLKKIDEKAIVRIKHFMKESYPVESSGGVVPAKVKKSRSSLSNSSIKKVEARKALSLEAAELEIQQQHKTITRQVAVRSQTFDVDNRGFERTEGTGSQSSFIKHNQTFHKLFPDIPKSEDLIHAYICALQKEVPYHGRLYVTDTNACFYSSVLLKDTKVVIPVSHIHIVKKQNTALLVPNALSIRTTEGDKYLFVSLRNRESCYQLLRSVSPQIEDGSTNGSPVFSSAENSFDKSKPVQNSSLSSLDDSFDLLDGAETQSLRDQTLHRPNRGVPNGNGPDFRSLHMQQSDSSSSEELSVSGGSWVWSVTEKAKSLLVQREASTLNTLLFIYLILVVLLLLSSGYIGLRIVALEEQLTSLGALPEFTLQSGYQET
- the LOC115007191 gene encoding GRAM domain-containing protein 2B isoform X5, translating into MPTVSRYMSFRSSKRFKVTSYPVESSGGVVPAKVKKSRSSLSNSSIKKVEARKALSLEAAELEIQQQHKTITRQVAVRSQTFDVDNRGFERTEGTGSQSSFIKHNQTFHKLFPDIPKSEDLIHAYICALQKEVPYHGRLYVTDTNACFYSSVLLKDTKVVIPVSHIHIVKKQNTALLVPNALSIRTTEGDKYLFVSLRNRESCYQLLRSVSPQIEDGSTNGSPVFSSAENSFDKSKPVQNSSLSSLDDSFDLLDGAETQSLRDQTLHRPNRGVPNGNGPDFRSLHMQQSDSSSSEELSVSGGSWVWSVTEKAKSLLVQREASTLNTLLFIYLILVVLLLLSSGYIGLRIVALEEQLTSLGALPEFTLQSGYQET